The following are from one region of the bacterium genome:
- a CDS encoding sulfotransferase, which produces MTSTDYANPYRPVPIRVFNRIGNAGRRGGPSGRLDVDSLVGAAQRKTELSDFGEDGHRRALDVLVEAINDEARLTATGRQIQRTRLGAALVNRLRIQELLRRHPEIHEINLGRIVLIAGLQRSGTTLLQRLLNSHPDIRGISGAEVLNPVPAMGARGERARARRARLAERAFAYLAPDFKAIHPTDHGEPEEEVLLIDLTFMSQSGEATMSVPSYSRWLEGQDHTWTYEYFRRVLQVLCRQRPGRAWVLKTPQHMEHLDAFRSVFPDATIVQTHRDPRKTVASFCSLVAHARGILSDHVDPLEIGEHWLRKTRRMVDRSLQVRTGPGDGCFVDVSYYDLTRDPIAQLRRICQHAGIGFDDEAEHAAARCLEANPQNRFGRHIYRLGDFGLSEQVVDEAFASYRERHAIPFE; this is translated from the coding sequence GTGACTTCGACGGACTATGCGAACCCCTACCGCCCCGTGCCGATCAGGGTCTTCAACCGGATCGGGAACGCGGGCCGGCGCGGCGGACCCTCCGGTCGCCTCGACGTCGATTCGCTCGTCGGCGCCGCACAGCGCAAGACCGAGCTGAGCGACTTCGGCGAGGACGGGCACCGCCGCGCCCTGGACGTGTTGGTCGAGGCGATCAACGACGAAGCCCGGCTGACCGCCACCGGACGGCAGATCCAGAGGACCCGGCTCGGCGCCGCACTGGTGAACCGGTTGCGGATCCAGGAGCTGCTCCGCAGGCATCCCGAGATCCATGAGATCAACCTCGGCAGGATCGTCCTGATCGCCGGACTGCAGCGCTCCGGCACCACCCTGCTGCAGCGCCTGCTGAACTCCCATCCCGACATCCGGGGAATCTCGGGGGCGGAGGTCCTGAACCCGGTGCCGGCCATGGGCGCCCGCGGCGAGAGGGCGCGCGCGCGGCGCGCCCGGCTCGCCGAGCGGGCCTTCGCCTATCTGGCACCCGACTTCAAGGCGATCCATCCCACTGACCACGGCGAACCGGAGGAGGAGGTCCTGCTGATCGATCTGACCTTCATGAGCCAGTCGGGCGAGGCCACCATGTCCGTGCCGAGCTATTCCCGCTGGCTGGAGGGGCAGGACCACACCTGGACCTACGAGTACTTCCGCCGGGTCCTGCAGGTGCTCTGCCGGCAGCGCCCCGGCCGTGCCTGGGTTCTCAAGACCCCCCAACACATGGAACACCTCGACGCGTTCCGAAGCGTGTTCCCCGACGCCACGATCGTCCAGACCCACCGCGATCCGCGCAAGACGGTCGCCTCGTTCTGCAGCCTGGTGGCCCACGCCCGCGGCATTCTCAGCGATCACGTCGATCCGCTCGAGATCGGGGAGCACTGGCTCCGGAAGACCCGACGGATGGTCGACCGGTCGCTGCAGGTCCGGACGGGGCCCGGCGACGGATGTTTCGTCGACGTCTCGTACTACGACCTGACCAGGGATCCGATTGCCCAACTCCGGCGGATCTGCCAGCACGCGGGGATCGGTTTCGACGACGAGGCCGAGCACGCAGCCGCACGCTGCCTGGAGGCGAACCCGCAGAACCGTTTCGGACGGCACATCTACCGGCTGGGGGATTTCGGGCTGAGCGAGCAGGTCGTGGACGAGGCCTTCGCCTCCTACCGGGAGAGGCACGCGATCCCG